A single region of the Actinoplanes sp. SE50/110 genome encodes:
- a CDS encoding type I polyketide synthase has translation MGDEEKLLTYLRKATAELRDARQRITELESAGTADDPVAIVAMACRYPGGVTSPEDLADLVLDGRDAVAGFPDDRGWNVEGVYHPEPGEPGRTYTRQGAFLHDAAWFDAGFFGIGPNEALLMDPQQRLLLEISWEAFERAGIDPRSVRGSATGVFTGMMYHDYPEAHSTGSVASGRVSYVFGLEGPCVTVDTACSSSLVAVHQAVQSLRTGECRLALAGGVAVMATMDTFIEFSKQRALSADGRCKPFAAAADGTGWGEGAGVLLLERLSDARRNGHPVLAVIRGVATNQDGASSGLTAPNGPSQQRLIAAALADAGLTAADVDAVEGHGTGTVLGDPIEAQALLATYGADRPADRPLWLGSLKSNIGHTQSAAAVGGIIKMVMAMRRGVLPRTLHVDAPSPKVDWSAGRVELLTEARPWPAGERRRRAGVSSFGVSGTNAHVILEDVADEPAPDDTAPAPGIVAWPLSAASADGLRGQAARLAERLPDATPAAIGHALATGRAALSHRAVVVGADLPELLSGLAEVAAGEHEAGVSHDRPAVVFTFPGQGAQWDGMAVELIETAPAFAAALERCADALAEFVDWNLLDVLRGVPGAPTFDRVDVVQPVLWAVMVSLAELWREHGVEPAAVLGHSQGEIAAACVAGALSLADGARVVALRSRVIATGLAGKGGMLSVPLSRAVAEQRIERFAGRLGLAAVNGPGSVVVCGEPTALDDLVAELTEAGLQPKRIKVDYASHSHYVAEIEAEVRAALAPVRPRPASVPFYSAVTGGLLADTTVLDAGYWYRNLRQTVQFEDATRALLDDGHALFVECSAHPVLQVGLQDTIADAGAPAGTVESLRRQDGGLRRFAGSLAAAWARGATVDWARFSPAARPADLPTYAFQRERYWMAPVAGADPVSLGQQPLRHPLLGAAVPLPGTDGLVATGRVSLTSHAWLADHDALGAVLLPGTAFVELAINAGAQVGCGVLAELTVQAPLVLPDRGPVALQVLVGGPDEDGARPVAVHARAEGGDAPWVCHAAGLLTPDDGGPAPGHPDDSWPPAGAVAVDVTGAYDGLLGRGYAYGPVFQGLRALWRRGDEVYAEVALPEPAHADAALFGLHPAALDAALHAALLTSDPDGTVLPFAWTGVRLHATGATELRVRLAPAGTGSSIHLTDPAGRPVLSADGLVSRPVSAEQLAAPGAPRDVPYRLDWMPMPAAGTAPPVRWREVGGLDELTGDDDLPDVVLLRAPAADPADLPAALRETGAATLATLRRWLSEPALDGRRLALLVEPDTLLGDTVRGMLRAAQAEHPDTFLVLDHDGRPESLAALPDALAAGEPEVSIRSGRPHLPRLVAAGPPDAAARPDPAGTVLVTGGTGGLGALVARQLTTDCGVRHLLLTSRRGPAAPGAEELVAELTERGVQVTVAACDAGDRAALAAVLAAVPAEHPLTGVVHAAGVLDDGLIAAQTPERLDAVLRAKADGAWHLHELTADADLAMFVLFSSVAATLGGPGQTTYAAANGFLDALAAHRRAAGLPATAMAWGLWTGAGMGDRLREADVRRMAADGLPPLPVADGLTLFAAALRTDAGHQALLRLDPVVLRAQAAAGELHPKLRALIRVPARRAAGETSLPRRLAGLGRPERLALLADEVRRRAAAVLGFTDPAGVDPGRAFRELGFDSLASLQLRNALNALTGLRLPATLVFDHPSCAAVAGHLDELLMGAATADDRAGDRVATADGEPIAIVGIGCRFPGGARGPAGLWRIVDEGADVIAGLPADRGWDLDNGYHPEPGTPGRHYARGGGYLHDAAEFDAEFFGISPAEALTMDPQQRLLLEVSWEALEHAGIDPATLAGTDTGVFAGLMYHDYPLNTATGSIASGRLAYTYGFEGPAVTVDTACSSSLVAVHLAVQALRRGECGLALAGGATVMSTTETLVDFSMQAGLSPDGRCRSFAAGADGTGFAEGAGLLVLERLADARRHGHPVLALISGTAINQDGASNGLTAPNGLAQQRVIRAALADARLTAADVDVVEAHGTGTVLGDPIEANALLATYGRDRPADRPVRLGSIKSNIGHAQAAAGVAGVIKMVEALRHDTLPRTLHAVQPSPHVDWDAGAMRLLTEPAAWPGGDRPRRAAVSSFGISGTNAHLILTEPPAAAPAEAPVAAGAPVVPWLLSARSPQALREHAAGIARVAAGLRPADVAATLARRAALPHRAVLAVADPAEGIAALTALAAGDPAAPPVETAATATGCVFLFTGQGAQRLGMGRGLYERFPVFAGAFDEVLAGLVPGLRDVMWGGDAAALDRTGHAQGALFAVEVALFRLVESWGVVPAAVAGHSIGEVAAAHVAGVLSLSDACALVVARSRLMQALPVGGAMTVVEASEAEIGPYLGRVDLAAVNGLTSVVVSGAADAVAEVAAVFAGRGRRTRALRVSHAFHSAHMDPMLDDLRDVAAGLEAAAPRIPLLSTLTGRWATAEDITTAGYWARQVREPVRFHDAVVALAATGARVALELGPDAVLAGLGPHCVPDSDLDFLPTLRRDRDEERALVTAVTAAHARGVPMDRAALLAGTGGVPVDLPTYPFQRRTYWLTAGDSSGIAALAGAVDSGDDAFDAGLPAMIAGQSPAQRHLTLVDMVRVHAAAVLGHPDVAAVPIDRPLQELGFDSMAAVSLRRRLTAATGLTLPSTLAFDHPTCEAAARFLATRLAEEREPDEALATVVRLETLLADTTPTAEVTARLEALLRTWNDRAATGGDGLSDEELFARLDREYGGV, from the coding sequence GTGGGCGACGAGGAAAAGCTCCTAACGTATCTGCGGAAGGCCACCGCCGAGTTGCGGGACGCCCGTCAGCGCATCACCGAACTGGAGTCGGCCGGCACCGCCGACGATCCGGTCGCGATCGTCGCGATGGCGTGCCGCTACCCGGGCGGGGTCACCTCCCCGGAGGACCTCGCCGACCTGGTGCTCGACGGCCGGGACGCGGTCGCCGGCTTCCCCGACGACCGCGGCTGGAACGTGGAGGGCGTCTACCACCCCGAGCCGGGGGAGCCGGGCCGGACGTACACCCGGCAGGGTGCCTTCCTGCACGACGCCGCCTGGTTCGACGCCGGCTTCTTCGGGATCGGCCCGAACGAGGCGCTGCTGATGGACCCGCAGCAGCGGCTGCTGCTGGAGATCTCGTGGGAGGCCTTCGAACGGGCCGGGATCGACCCCCGGTCGGTGCGCGGCAGCGCGACCGGGGTGTTCACCGGCATGATGTACCACGACTATCCGGAGGCGCACAGCACCGGATCGGTCGCCTCCGGGCGGGTGTCGTACGTGTTCGGGCTGGAGGGCCCGTGCGTCACCGTCGACACCGCCTGCTCCTCCTCGCTGGTCGCCGTTCACCAGGCGGTCCAGTCGCTGCGCACCGGGGAGTGCCGGCTGGCGCTGGCCGGCGGGGTGGCGGTGATGGCCACCATGGACACCTTCATCGAGTTCAGCAAGCAGCGGGCGCTGTCCGCGGACGGCCGGTGCAAGCCGTTCGCGGCTGCCGCCGACGGCACCGGCTGGGGCGAGGGCGCCGGGGTGCTGCTGCTGGAACGGCTCTCCGACGCCCGCCGCAACGGCCACCCGGTGCTCGCCGTGATCCGCGGCGTCGCCACCAACCAGGACGGCGCCAGCAGCGGGCTGACCGCCCCGAACGGGCCGTCGCAGCAGCGCCTGATCGCCGCCGCGCTGGCCGACGCCGGCCTGACCGCGGCCGACGTGGACGCGGTCGAGGGGCACGGCACCGGCACCGTGCTGGGCGACCCGATCGAGGCGCAGGCGCTGCTCGCCACGTACGGCGCGGACCGGCCCGCGGACCGCCCGCTCTGGCTCGGCTCGCTCAAGTCGAACATCGGGCACACCCAGTCGGCCGCCGCGGTCGGCGGCATCATCAAGATGGTCATGGCGATGCGCCGCGGCGTGCTGCCCCGCACCCTGCACGTCGACGCGCCGTCACCCAAGGTGGACTGGTCCGCCGGACGGGTCGAGCTGCTCACCGAGGCCCGTCCGTGGCCGGCGGGGGAGCGCCGCCGCCGGGCCGGGGTGTCCTCGTTCGGGGTGAGCGGCACGAACGCGCACGTCATCCTGGAGGACGTCGCCGACGAGCCGGCGCCCGACGACACGGCGCCGGCACCGGGAATCGTCGCCTGGCCGCTGTCCGCGGCCAGCGCCGACGGGCTGCGCGGCCAGGCCGCCCGGCTGGCCGAGCGGCTCCCCGACGCCACCCCGGCCGCGATCGGCCACGCCCTGGCCACCGGCCGGGCCGCGCTGTCGCACCGCGCCGTGGTGGTCGGCGCCGACCTGCCCGAGCTGCTGTCCGGCCTGGCCGAGGTGGCCGCCGGGGAGCACGAGGCGGGGGTCAGCCACGACCGGCCCGCGGTGGTGTTCACCTTCCCCGGCCAGGGCGCGCAGTGGGACGGCATGGCGGTCGAGCTGATCGAGACCGCCCCGGCCTTCGCCGCGGCCCTGGAGCGCTGCGCCGACGCGCTCGCGGAGTTCGTCGACTGGAACCTGCTCGACGTGCTGCGCGGCGTTCCCGGCGCGCCCACCTTCGACCGGGTCGACGTGGTCCAGCCGGTGCTCTGGGCGGTCATGGTGTCGCTCGCCGAGCTGTGGCGCGAGCACGGCGTCGAGCCGGCCGCCGTGCTCGGCCACTCGCAGGGCGAGATCGCCGCGGCCTGCGTGGCCGGCGCCCTGTCGCTGGCCGACGGCGCGCGCGTGGTGGCCCTGCGCAGCCGGGTGATCGCGACCGGGCTGGCCGGCAAGGGCGGCATGCTGTCCGTGCCGCTCTCCCGGGCGGTCGCCGAACAGCGCATCGAGCGGTTCGCCGGCCGGCTGGGCCTGGCCGCGGTCAACGGCCCCGGCTCGGTGGTGGTCTGCGGCGAACCGACCGCCCTCGACGACCTGGTCGCCGAGCTCACCGAGGCCGGGCTGCAACCGAAACGGATCAAGGTCGACTATGCGTCGCACTCGCACTACGTGGCGGAGATCGAGGCGGAGGTCCGGGCGGCGCTGGCCCCGGTGCGGCCCCGGCCGGCGAGCGTCCCGTTCTACTCCGCGGTCACCGGCGGCCTGCTCGCCGACACCACCGTGCTCGACGCCGGGTACTGGTACCGCAACCTGCGCCAGACCGTGCAGTTCGAGGACGCCACCCGGGCGCTGCTGGACGACGGGCACGCGCTGTTCGTCGAGTGCAGCGCCCACCCGGTGCTGCAGGTCGGCCTGCAGGACACCATCGCCGACGCGGGCGCACCGGCCGGCACCGTGGAGTCACTGCGCCGCCAGGACGGCGGGCTGCGCCGGTTCGCCGGTTCGCTGGCCGCCGCCTGGGCGCGCGGTGCGACGGTCGACTGGGCGCGGTTCTCGCCCGCGGCCCGGCCCGCCGACCTGCCCACCTACGCGTTCCAGCGGGAGCGGTACTGGATGGCGCCGGTGGCCGGCGCCGACCCGGTGTCGCTGGGCCAGCAGCCGCTGCGTCACCCGCTGCTGGGCGCCGCGGTCCCGCTGCCCGGCACCGACGGCCTGGTCGCCACCGGCCGGGTGTCGCTGACCTCGCACGCCTGGCTGGCCGACCACGACGCGCTCGGCGCCGTGCTGCTGCCCGGCACCGCGTTCGTCGAGCTGGCGATCAACGCCGGCGCCCAGGTCGGCTGCGGGGTGCTCGCCGAGCTGACCGTGCAGGCCCCGCTGGTGTTGCCGGACCGTGGTCCGGTGGCGCTGCAGGTGCTGGTCGGCGGGCCGGACGAGGACGGTGCCCGCCCGGTCGCGGTGCACGCCCGCGCCGAGGGCGGCGACGCCCCGTGGGTCTGCCACGCGGCCGGCCTGCTCACCCCGGACGACGGTGGGCCGGCCCCGGGTCACCCGGACGACAGCTGGCCGCCGGCCGGCGCGGTCGCCGTCGACGTCACCGGAGCCTACGACGGGCTGCTCGGGCGCGGCTACGCGTACGGGCCGGTCTTCCAGGGCCTGCGGGCGCTGTGGCGGCGCGGCGACGAGGTGTACGCCGAGGTCGCCCTGCCCGAGCCGGCGCACGCCGACGCCGCGCTGTTCGGCCTGCACCCGGCCGCCCTGGACGCGGCCCTGCACGCCGCCCTGCTCACCTCCGACCCGGACGGCACGGTGCTGCCGTTCGCCTGGACCGGCGTCCGGCTGCACGCCACCGGCGCCACCGAGCTGCGGGTCCGGCTCGCCCCGGCCGGCACCGGCTCGTCGATCCACCTCACCGATCCGGCCGGCCGGCCGGTGCTCTCCGCGGACGGCCTGGTCAGTCGGCCGGTCTCGGCCGAGCAGCTGGCCGCGCCCGGTGCGCCGCGGGACGTCCCGTACCGGCTGGACTGGATGCCGATGCCGGCGGCCGGGACCGCGCCGCCGGTCCGCTGGCGGGAGGTCGGCGGCCTCGACGAGCTGACCGGCGACGACGATCTGCCCGACGTGGTGCTGCTGCGCGCGCCCGCCGCCGACCCGGCCGATCTGCCGGCCGCACTGCGCGAGACCGGCGCCGCGACCCTGGCCACGCTGCGCCGCTGGCTTTCCGAACCGGCGCTGGACGGCCGCCGGCTGGCCCTGCTGGTCGAGCCGGACACGCTGCTCGGCGACACGGTCCGCGGCATGCTGCGCGCCGCCCAGGCGGAGCACCCGGACACCTTCCTGGTGCTCGACCACGACGGGCGTCCCGAGTCGCTGGCCGCCCTGCCGGACGCGCTGGCCGCCGGCGAGCCCGAGGTGTCCATCCGGTCCGGCCGCCCGCACCTGCCGCGGCTGGTCGCCGCCGGTCCGCCGGACGCCGCTGCGCGGCCGGATCCGGCGGGCACGGTGCTGGTCACCGGCGGCACCGGCGGTCTCGGTGCGCTGGTGGCACGGCAGTTGACCACCGATTGCGGCGTACGGCATCTGCTGCTCACCAGTCGCCGAGGACCCGCCGCCCCGGGTGCCGAGGAGCTGGTCGCCGAACTGACCGAGCGGGGCGTCCAGGTGACCGTGGCCGCGTGCGACGCCGGCGACCGGGCCGCGCTGGCCGCCGTGCTCGCCGCGGTGCCCGCCGAGCACCCGCTGACCGGTGTGGTGCACGCCGCCGGGGTGCTCGACGACGGCCTGATCGCGGCGCAGACCCCGGAGCGACTGGACGCGGTGCTGCGCGCCAAGGCCGACGGCGCCTGGCATCTGCACGAGCTCACCGCCGACGCCGACCTGGCGATGTTCGTGCTCTTCTCCTCCGTCGCCGCGACCCTGGGCGGCCCGGGGCAGACCACCTACGCGGCCGCCAACGGCTTCCTCGACGCGCTCGCCGCGCATCGCCGCGCGGCCGGGCTGCCGGCCACCGCGATGGCCTGGGGCCTGTGGACCGGCGCCGGGATGGGTGACCGGCTGCGCGAGGCCGACGTGCGGCGGATGGCGGCCGACGGCCTGCCCCCGCTGCCGGTCGCCGACGGCCTGACACTGTTCGCCGCCGCGCTGCGCACCGACGCCGGCCACCAGGCGCTGCTGCGGCTGGACCCGGTGGTGCTGCGCGCCCAGGCCGCCGCCGGCGAGCTGCACCCCAAGCTGCGCGCGCTGATCCGGGTGCCGGCCCGGCGCGCGGCCGGCGAGACGTCCCTGCCCCGGCGGCTGGCCGGGCTGGGCCGCCCGGAGCGGCTCGCGCTGCTCGCCGACGAGGTGCGCCGGCGGGCCGCCGCCGTGCTCGGCTTCACCGACCCGGCCGGGGTCGACCCGGGCCGGGCCTTCCGGGAGCTCGGCTTCGACTCGCTGGCCTCGCTGCAGCTGCGCAACGCGCTGAACGCGCTGACCGGGCTGCGCCTGCCGGCCACCCTGGTCTTCGACCACCCGTCCTGCGCCGCGGTCGCCGGGCACCTCGACGAGCTGCTGATGGGCGCCGCCACCGCGGACGACCGCGCGGGGGACCGGGTGGCGACCGCGGACGGCGAGCCGATCGCGATCGTCGGGATCGGCTGCCGGTTCCCCGGCGGCGCCCGTGGCCCGGCCGGGCTGTGGCGGATCGTCGACGAGGGCGCCGACGTGATCGCCGGCCTGCCCGCCGACCGTGGCTGGGACCTGGACAACGGTTACCACCCGGAGCCCGGCACGCCGGGCCGGCACTACGCCCGCGGCGGCGGATACCTGCACGACGCGGCCGAGTTCGACGCCGAGTTCTTCGGGATCAGCCCGGCCGAGGCGCTCACCATGGACCCGCAGCAGCGGCTGCTGCTGGAGGTCTCCTGGGAGGCCCTGGAGCACGCCGGCATCGACCCGGCCACGCTGGCCGGCACCGACACCGGGGTGTTCGCCGGCCTGATGTACCACGACTACCCGCTGAACACCGCGACCGGCTCGATCGCCTCCGGCCGCCTCGCCTACACCTACGGCTTCGAGGGCCCGGCCGTCACCGTCGACACCGCCTGCTCGTCGTCGCTGGTCGCGGTCCACCTCGCGGTGCAGGCGCTGCGCCGCGGCGAGTGCGGGCTGGCTTTGGCCGGCGGCGCGACCGTGATGTCGACGACCGAGACCCTGGTCGACTTCAGCATGCAGGCCGGCCTGTCGCCGGACGGGCGCTGCCGCTCGTTCGCCGCCGGGGCCGACGGCACCGGTTTCGCCGAGGGCGCCGGCCTGCTCGTGCTGGAACGCCTCGCCGACGCCCGCCGCCACGGCCACCCGGTGCTCGCCCTGATCTCCGGCACGGCGATCAACCAGGACGGCGCGTCCAACGGGCTGACCGCCCCGAACGGCCTCGCCCAGCAGCGGGTGATCCGCGCGGCGCTGGCCGACGCCCGGCTCACCGCGGCCGACGTCGACGTGGTCGAGGCGCACGGCACCGGCACCGTCCTGGGCGACCCGATCGAGGCGAACGCGCTGCTCGCCACGTACGGCCGGGACCGTCCCGCGGACCGGCCGGTGCGCCTCGGCTCGATCAAGTCGAACATCGGGCACGCCCAGGCGGCCGCCGGAGTGGCCGGCGTGATCAAGATGGTCGAGGCGCTGCGGCACGACACGCTGCCGCGCACCCTGCACGCCGTGCAGCCGTCCCCGCACGTCGACTGGGACGCCGGCGCGATGCGGCTGCTCACCGAGCCGGCCGCGTGGCCGGGTGGGGACCGGCCGCGGCGCGCCGCGGTCTCCTCGTTCGGGATCAGCGGCACCAATGCCCACCTGATCCTGACCGAGCCGCCGGCCGCCGCGCCGGCGGAGGCACCGGTCGCCGCCGGTGCCCCGGTGGTGCCGTGGCTGCTGTCCGCCCGCAGCCCGCAGGCACTGCGCGAGCACGCCGCCGGGATCGCCCGGGTGGCGGCCGGGCTGCGGCCCGCCGACGTCGCCGCGACCCTGGCCCGCCGGGCGGCGCTGCCGCACCGGGCGGTCCTGGCCGTCGCCGACCCGGCCGAGGGGATCGCGGCACTGACCGCGCTCGCCGCCGGCGACCCGGCCGCGCCGCCGGTCGAGACCGCTGCCACCGCCACCGGCTGCGTCTTCCTGTTCACCGGTCAGGGTGCGCAGCGTCTGGGGATGGGTCGTGGGTTGTACGAGCGGTTCCCGGTGTTCGCGGGTGCGTTCGATGAGGTGTTGGCGGGGTTGGTGCCGGGGTTGCGGGACGTGATGTGGGGTGGTGACGCGGCGGCGTTGGATCGGACGGGTCATGCGCAGGGTGCGTTGTTCGCCGTCGAGGTGGCGTTGTTCCGGCTGGTGGAGTCGTGGGGTGTGGTGCCTGCGGCGGTGGCTGGTCATTCGATCGGTGAGGTTGCTGCGGCGCATGTGGCGGGGGTGTTGTCGCTGTCGGATGCGTGTGCGTTGGTGGTGGCTCGGAGCCGGTTGATGCAGGCGTTGCCGGTGGGTGGGGCGATGACGGTCGTCGAGGCTTCGGAGGCGGAGATCGGGCCGTATCTGGGTCGGGTCGATCTGGCCGCGGTCAACGGGCTCACCTCGGTCGTGGTCTCCGGTGCGGCGGATGCGGTGGCGGAGGTGGCCGCGGTCTTCGCGGGCCGGGGCCGCCGTACCCGCGCGCTGCGGGTCTCGCACGCCTTCCACTCCGCCCACATGGACCCGATGCTGGACGACCTGCGCGACGTTGCCGCCGGACTGGAGGCGGCCGCCCCGCGGATCCCGCTGCTGTCGACGCTCACCGGACGCTGGGCGACGGCCGAGGACATCACCACCGCCGGGTACTGGGCGCGGCAGGTCCGCGAGCCGGTCCGGTTCCACGACGCGGTGGTGGCGCTGGCCGCGACCGGCGCCCGGGTGGCGCTCGAACTCGGCCCGGACGCGGTCCTCGCCGGGCTGGGGCCGCACTGCGTACCGGACAGCGATCTGGACTTCCTGCCCACCCTGCGGCGGGACCGGGACGAGGAGCGGGCCCTGGTCACCGCGGTCACCGCGGCACACGCCCGGGGTGTCCCGATGGACCGGGCCGCGTTGCTGGCCGGGACCGGCGGCGTGCCGGTCGACCTGCCCACCTACCCGTTCCAGCGCCGGACCTACTGGCTGACCGCCGGGGACAGCTCCGGGATCGCCGCGCTGGCCGGCGCGGTCGACAGCGGGGACGACGCGTTCGACGCCGGACTGCCCGCGATGATCGCCGGGCAGAGCCCGGCCCAGCGGCACCTGACCCTGGTCGACATGGTCCGGGTGCACGCCGCCGCGGTGCTCGGGCACCCCGACGTGGCTGCGGTGCCGATCGACCGGCCGCTGCAGGAACTGGGCTTCGACTCGATGGCCGCGGTGTCGCTGCGCCGCCGGCTGACCGCCGCGACCGGCCTCACCCTGCCCAGCACCCTGGCCTTCGACCACCCCACCTGCGAGGCGGCGGCCCGGTTCCTGGCCACCCGGCTGGCCGAGGAGCGGGAACCGGACGAGGCGCTGGCGACCGTGGTGCGGCTGGAGACGCTGCTGGCCGACACTACCCCGACCGCCGAGGTCACCGCACGCCTCGAGGCGCTGCTGCGGACCTGGAACGACCGGGCCGCCACCGGCGGCGACGGGCTCAGCGACGAGGAACTGTTCGCCCGGCTCGACCGGGAATACGGGGGCGTCTGA
- a CDS encoding NAD(P)/FAD-dependent oxidoreductase: MTKAVVLGGGMAGMLAASVLAERVDRVTIVESDTFPGGPQARRGLPQGHHFHMFMGGGVDALDELLPGMSDALYLAGAHRRRFGDEFLGVSGNGWGRPYDGRAYVLACSRPLLDHMVRTRVLADDRIEVLPATKAIGLLGDRTRVTGVRVESSDRSRAGAGGLGIAADLVIDATGRTSHAPEWLTELGAPRVHMDTQDAGFAYAGRTYEAPTGAGVDFPAILVQADAGTGRPGRGGGILPNEDGRWIVAMIGTRGGHPPTDEAGYLEYARGLADPLIGELLAAARPVTEIRAYRGLVNQRRYYDRLPVPEGFLVVGDAAMTLNPNYATGMSMAAFGALELRDELGRHGLTGDLTRRVQTAIGKAGSVSWLAATTNDSWFPGSEANFKLRGAKAQKGFVQRWNRVAAENADVARATYEVATFLAPRKAMMTLPLMLTVMRGPRLPQLTLDEAIRSYPNFADPLAKLDLGVGVPGAR, encoded by the coding sequence ATGACCAAGGCTGTTGTGCTCGGTGGCGGGATGGCCGGGATGCTCGCGGCGAGCGTGCTCGCCGAGCGGGTGGACCGGGTGACCATCGTGGAGAGCGACACGTTCCCGGGCGGGCCCCAGGCGCGCCGCGGACTCCCGCAGGGCCACCACTTCCACATGTTCATGGGCGGCGGTGTGGACGCCCTCGACGAGCTGCTGCCCGGCATGAGCGACGCGCTGTACCTGGCCGGGGCGCACCGCCGGCGGTTCGGCGACGAGTTCCTCGGCGTCTCCGGCAACGGCTGGGGTCGCCCCTACGACGGCCGGGCCTACGTGCTGGCCTGCAGCCGGCCGCTGCTCGACCACATGGTGCGCACCCGGGTGCTGGCCGACGACCGGATCGAGGTGCTCCCGGCGACCAAGGCGATCGGCCTGCTCGGCGACCGGACCCGGGTGACCGGCGTACGGGTCGAGTCCAGCGACCGCAGCCGGGCCGGCGCCGGCGGCCTCGGCATCGCCGCCGACCTGGTGATCGACGCGACCGGGCGGACCTCGCACGCCCCCGAGTGGCTGACCGAGCTCGGCGCCCCGCGGGTGCACATGGACACCCAGGACGCCGGGTTCGCCTACGCCGGGCGCACCTACGAGGCGCCGACCGGGGCCGGCGTCGACTTCCCGGCGATCCTGGTGCAGGCCGACGCCGGCACCGGGCGCCCGGGCCGGGGTGGCGGCATCCTGCCGAACGAGGACGGCCGCTGGATCGTCGCGATGATCGGCACCCGGGGCGGGCACCCGCCGACCGACGAGGCCGGCTACCTGGAGTACGCCCGCGGGCTGGCCGACCCGCTGATCGGCGAGCTGCTCGCGGCGGCCCGCCCGGTCACCGAGATCCGCGCCTACCGGGGGCTGGTCAACCAGCGGCGCTACTACGACCGGCTGCCGGTGCCGGAGGGTTTCCTGGTGGTCGGCGACGCGGCGATGACGCTGAACCCGAACTACGCCACCGGCATGTCGATGGCCGCGTTCGGCGCCCTGGAGCTGCGCGACGAGCTGGGCCGGCACGGCCTGACCGGCGACCTGACCCGGCGGGTGCAGACCGCGATCGGCAAGGCGGGCTCGGTGTCCTGGCTGGCCGCCACCACCAACGACAGCTGGTTCCCGGGCTCGGAGGCGAACTTCAAGCTGCGCGGGGCGAAGGCGCAGAAGGGTTTCGTGCAGCGCTGGAACCGGGTGGCCGCGGAGAACGCCGACGTGGCCCGGGCGACCTACGAGGTGGCCACCTTCCTGGCGCCACGCAAGGCGATGATGACGCTGCCGCTGATGCTGACCGTGATGCGCGGGCCGCGGCTGCCGCAGCTCACGCTGGACGAGGCGATCCGGTCGTACCCCAATTTCGCGGACCCCCTGGCCAAGCTGGACCTGGGCGTCGGGGTGCCCGGCGCCCGCTGA
- a CDS encoding SRPBCC family protein yields MVAFSESAVIDGDAAAMWRVLTDLPALPQWDPHMEGIGFDGPFQVGAEGWTKPKGAPKGRFTVTAIEPERSYSTRSPMPMGSMSVTNTLEPVAGGGVKITRQIEVRGGFSPMFKWFFMKPMRRDLLATFQALGAEAGRRSTAG; encoded by the coding sequence ATGGTGGCGTTCAGCGAGTCAGCGGTCATCGACGGCGATGCCGCCGCGATGTGGAGGGTGTTGACGGATCTCCCGGCACTGCCGCAGTGGGATCCGCACATGGAGGGGATCGGCTTCGACGGGCCGTTCCAGGTCGGTGCCGAGGGCTGGACCAAGCCCAAGGGCGCGCCGAAGGGCAGGTTCACCGTCACCGCCATCGAGCCGGAGCGCAGCTACTCCACCCGGTCGCCGATGCCGATGGGATCGATGAGCGTCACCAACACGCTCGAGCCGGTGGCCGGTGGCGGCGTGAAGATCACCCGGCAGATCGAGGTGCGCGGCGGTTTCTCGCCGATGTTCAAGTGGTTCTTCATGAAGCCGATGCGCCGTGACCTGCTGGCGACCTTCCAGGCGCTGGGTGCCGAGGCCGGCCGCCGCTCCACGGCCGGCTGA